Below is a window of Desulfobacteraceae bacterium DNA.
GCCCATGCAGATCGTCAGCACGCACAAATCAACCGATTTCGACGCCCTGGCCTCGGTGATTGCGGCCACCCTGATCTACCCGGGCGCCGTGGCGGTCCTTCCCCGTCTGCTGAACCCCAACGTGCGGGCATTTCTCTCCATTCACAAGGACCTCTTTCCGGTCCTCACCCCCGCCGAGGTGGACCTCGCCGCGGTCACCGCCCTGGTAGTGGTGGATACCAATCGCTGGAGCCGTCTGGACGGCCTGGCCTCCCTAGCGGGGCGGCGCGATATCGCGGTCACCCTGTGGGACCATCACGGCGATGACGGCGATATTCAAGCCGGCTGGCGCCGCGTCGAGCGCACCGGCGCCGCCATCACCCTGCTGGTGGACGAGATCCGGCGCCTGGGCAAAGACCTCTCCCCCATTCAGGCGACCCTTTTTCTGATCGGCCTCTACGAAGACACAGGAAACCTCAGCTTCCCGGCCACGACCCCGGCGGACGCCCGGGCGGCCGCCTTCCTATTGGAACAAAAGGCCGATCTCAACATCCTGGGGACCTTTCTGCGACCGGCCTACGGTGAAAAACAAAAAAACGTGCTCTTCGAGATGCTGCGCTCGGCCCGCCGCCAGCGGATCAACGGGTTTCAGGTGAGCATCGCGCGGGTCAAGGTCGAGGGACATGTTGACGGGCTGGCGGTGGTGCTGCAGATGTACCGCCAGATTCTCAATGTGGATGCCGCC
It encodes the following:
- a CDS encoding CBS domain-containing protein, which translates into the protein MQIVSTHKSTDFDALASVIAATLIYPGAVAVLPRLLNPNVRAFLSIHKDLFPVLTPAEVDLAAVTALVVVDTNRWSRLDGLASLAGRRDIAVTLWDHHGDDGDIQAGWRRVERTGAAITLLVDEIRRLGKDLSPIQATLFLIGLYEDTGNLSFPATTPADARAAAFLLEQKADLNILGTFLRPAYGEKQKNVLFEMLRSARRQRINGFQVSIARVKVEGHVDGLAVVLQMYRQILNVDAAFGIFYTPDGQRCMVIARSQVDDLPVDGLMRSLGGGGHPRAGSAVLKGANPKTVEKMLRDLLAGNRQTSVQVGDLMSFPVFSVTSDTPMTAVAGILRRKGCTGLPVVDDGEIKGIISRRDFRKVRKEQQLKSPVKAFMSTRVVTITPDQSPLQAARMMVKDDIGRLPVVDQGKLIGIVTRSDVMMYFYDLLPA